The Oryza glaberrima chromosome 9, OglaRS2, whole genome shotgun sequence genome includes a window with the following:
- the LOC127784128 gene encoding chloroplast envelope quinone oxidoreductase homolog yields MATTPSPPPSATTMRAVQYDGYGGGAEGLKHVEVPIPSPKKGEVLIKMEAASINPIDWKIQKGMLRPFLPWKFPSIPACDLAGEVAAVGGGVRGFELGDKVIAINFPSGGGFAEYAVAQASLTVARPPEVSAAEGACLPLAAVTALQALRAAGAGLDDAPPPKNVLVTAASGGVGHFAVQLARLGGHRVTATCGARNLSLVAGELGADEALDYATPDGAALRSPSGRRYDAVVHCAPHLPWQVFDRVLAEGDTGGVVVDITPSPAALATALLHRVTFSKKRLTPFMFSPSKADMELLVAMARQGKLKPAVDSCHLLSDAPAAWARSMGGHATGKVVVKIGEEE; encoded by the exons ATGGCCACgacgccgtctcctcctccctccgcgaCGACGATGCGCGCCGTGCAGTAcgacggctacggcggcggagCCGAAGGGCTCAAG CATGTGGAGGTGCCGATCCCGTCGCCGAAGAAAGGCGAGGTGCTGATCAAGATGGAGGCGGCGAGCATCAACCCCATCGACTGGAAGATTCAGAAGGGGATGCTCCGGCCATTCCTGCCATGGAAGTTCCCATCAATTCCAG CGTGCGATCTCGCCGGAGAAgtcgcggcggtcggcggcggcgtgcgcgggtTCGAGCTCGGCGACAAGGTCATCGCCATCAATTTCCCG AGTGGCGGCGGCTTCGCCGAGTACGCGGTGGCGCAGGCGTCGCTCAcggtggcgcggccgccggaggTGTCCGCGGCGGAGGGCGCGTGCCTGCCGCTCGCCGCGGTGACCGCGCTGCAGGCGCTGAGGGCCGCGGGGGCCGGCCTggacgacgcgccgccgcccaagaACGTCCTGGTCACCGCGGCgtccggcggcgtcggccactTCGCGGTGCAGCTCGCCAGGCTGGGCGGCCACCGCGTCACGGCCACCTGCGGCGCGCGCAACCtctccctcgtcgccggcgagctcggcgccgacgaggcgctCGACTACGCCACCCCGGACGGCGCCGCGCTCCGGAGCCCGTCGGGCAGGAGGTACGACGCCGTGGTGCACTGCGCGCCGCACCTCCCCTGGCAGGTGTTCGACCGCGTCCTCGCCGAAGGCGAcaccggcggcgtcgtcgtcgacatCACGCCTTCCCCCGCGGCCTTGGCCACCGCGCTGCTGCACAGGGTGACCTTCTCCAAGAAGAGGCTGACGCCGTTCATGTTCTCGCCGAGCAAGGCGGACATGGAGCTCCTGGTGGCCATGGCGAGGCAGGGGAAGCTCAAGCCCGCCGTCGACTCGTGCCACCTGCTGAGCgacgcgccggcggcgtgggcgaggAGCATGGGAGGGCACGCCACCGGCAAGGTCGTCGTCAAAATCGGAGAAGAAGAATGA
- the LOC127784156 gene encoding leucine--tRNA ligase, cytoplasmic-like — translation MSSNPDGGRSFARRDILLKIQSDAQKWWEESKVFEAEPGNKPPGPGEKFFGNFPYPYMNGLLHLGHAFSLSKLEFGAAYQRLRGSNVLLPFAFHCTGMPIKASADKLSREAQQYGYPPAFPEVEDDSSAEVADSSQADNAASVVPDKFKSKKSKAASKVGMQKFQWEIMRGFGLSDEEIAKFQDPYHWLTYFPPLAKEDLKAFGLGCDWRRSFITTDMNPFYDAFVRWQMRKLKKMGKVVKDMRYTIYSPLDGQPCADHDRASGEGVQPQEYVLIKMEVVPPFPPKLKTMEGRNVYLAAATLRPETMYGQTNCWVLPDGKYGAFEINDTDVFIVTSRAALNLAYQNLSRVPEKPTCLMELSGSDLIGLPLKSPLAFNEIIYALPMLTILTDKGTGIVTSVPSDSPDDFMALQDLVAKPALRQKYGVKDEWVLPFKVVPIINIPEFGDKSAEKVCLDLKIKSQNDKEKLAEAKRMTYLKGFTDGTMIVGEFNGRKVQEAKPLIKNKLLEEGTAVLYSEPEKKVMSRSGDECVVALTDQWYITYGETEWKQKAVQCLEKMNTFSAETRNGFEHTLGWLNQWACSRSFGLGTRIPWDEQFLVESLSDSTLYMAYYTISHLLQNGNMYGKEISSIRPEQMTDEVWDYVFCDGPAPNSDIPPALLSKMKLEFEYWYPFDIRVSGKDLIQNHLTFSIYNHTALLPEHHWPRGFRCNGHLMLNSEKMSKSTGNFRTLRQAIEEFSSDATRFALADAGDGMDDANFVFETANAAILRLTKEIAWMEEVIAAESSLRAGPPSTYADHVFANEINIAVIETEKSYNAFMFRDALKLGFYDLQLARDEYRLSCGAAGMNRELLWRFMEVQTRLITPICPHYAEHVWRNILRKEGFAIKAGWPIAGTPDPTLRIANKYLQDSIVKFRKLLQKQESGSKKPKKGTAPPPSEQNKLTVGLVYVNENYYGWKEQCLRVLQSKFDSQARLFAPDEEINEALKNCSIGQETNFKQVQKLCMPFIKSKKDEARSVGPHALNLKLPFGEMSVLEENLELIKRQVGLEHAEVLSASDEAARAKAGVHASMLDKTPPSPGEPVAIFMSKLDLEARC, via the coding sequence ATGTCATCAAATCCTGATGGAGGCAGAAGTTTTGCTCGGAGAGATATTTTACTCAAGATCCAGTCAGATGCTCAAAAATGGTGGGAGGAGAGCAAGGTTTTTGAGGCTGAACCTGGGAATAAACCTCCGGGCCCTGGGGAAAAGTTCTTTGGCAACTTTCCATATCCTTACATGAATGGCTTGCTACATTTGGGCCATGCGTTCTCCTTGTCTAAACTTGAGTTTGGTGCTGCATATCAGAGGCTTCGTGGTTCAAATGTTCTTTTGCCATTTGCTTTCCACTGTACGGGAATGCCCATCAAGGCCTCAGCAGATAAACTCTCTAGGGAGGCGCAACAATATGGATATCCTCCAGCGTTTCCTGAAGTAGAGGATGATTCAAGTGCAGAAGTTGCTGATAGTAGCCAGGCTGACAATGCGGCTTCTGTTGTCCCAGATAAATTTAAGAGCAAGAAATCTAAGGCTGCTTCGAAGGTTGGCATGCAGAAGTTTCAGTGGGAGATCATGAGAGGCTTTGGCTTATCAGATGAAGAAATCGCCAAATTTCAGGATCCTTACCACTGGTTAACTTACTTCCCTCCATTGGCGAAGGAGGACCTCAAGGCCTTTGGTCTGGGCTGTGATTGGAGGAGGTCATTCATAACTACTGACATGAACCCCTTCTATGATGCATTTGTCCGGTGGCAAATGAGAAAGCTGAAGAAAATGGGCAAGGTTGTCAAAGATATGAGGTACACAATCTACTCTCCATTGGATGGTCAACCTTGTGCTGACCATGATCGAGCATCTGGTGAAGGTGTACAGCCACAAGAATATGTGTTAATTAAAATGGAAGTTGTTCCACCTTTTCCTCCCAAGTTGAAGACCATGGAAGGAAGAAATGTTTATTTGGCAGCAGCTACATTGAGACCTGAGACAATGTATGGGCAGACAAACTGTTGGGTATTGCCTGATGGAAAATATGGGGCCTTTGAGATCAATGACACTGATGTCTTCATTGTTACATCAAGGGCTGCTCTTAATCTTGCATATCAGAATCTATCAAGGGTCCCAGAAAAACCAACTTGCTTAATGGAGTTATCTGGTAGTGATCTGATTGGTTTACCACTGAAATCCCCTCTTGCCTTCAATGAGATCATATATGCACTTCCCATGCTTACTATCTTAACAGATAAAGGTACTGGCATTGTGACTAGTGTCCCAAGTGATTCTCCAGATGATTTCATGGCACTACAGGATTTAGTCGCAAAGCCAGCTTTGAGACAGAAGTATGGAGTCAAAGATGAATGGGTTCTTCCCTTTAAGGTTGTACCAATAATCAACATTCCTGAATTTGGAGACAAGTCTGCTGAGAAGGTGTGCCTCGATCTTAAGATTAAGAGTCAGAATGACAAGGAGAAGCTTGCTGAAGCAAAAAGGATGACATATCTGAAAGGTTTTACTGATGGGACAATGATTGTAGGGGAGTTCAATGGCAGAAAAGTTCAAGAAGCGAAGCCACTGATAAAGAACAAGCTTTTGGAAGAAGGCACAGCAGTGTTGTATAGCGAGCCTGAGAAGAAAGTTATGTCGAGATCTGGTGATGAGTGTGTTGTTGCTCTCACAGATCAATGGTACATTACTTATGGTGAGACTGAATGGAAGCAGAAGGCAGTTCAATGCTTGGAGAAGATGAATACATTCTCAGCTGAAACTCGTAATGGTTTTGAACACACGTTAGGCTGGCTGAACCAGTGGGCCTGCTCTCGTTCTTTTGGCCTAGGTACTCGCATTCCATGGGATGAGCAGTTCCTTGTAGAATCTCTTTCTGATTCCACCCTCTACATGGCATATTACACAATCTCTCACCTTTTGCAAAATGGCAACATGTATGGCAAGGAAATATCTTCTATCAGACCAGAACAAATGACAGATGAAGTCTGGGATTATGTGTTCTGTGATGGTCCAGCACCCAATAGTGACATCCCTCCTGCCCTCTTGAGCAAAATGAAGCTGGAATTTGAGTACTGGTATCCATTTGATATTCGTGTCTCTGGTAAGGATCTTATCCAAAACCATCTGACTTTCAGCATTTACAATCATACAGCACTTCTTCCAGAGCATCATTGGCCTCGTGGTTTCCGCTGCAATGGACATCTTATGCTTAATTCTGAGAAGATGTCCAAGTCCACAGGGAATTTCCGAACTCTTCGACAGGCCATTGAAGAATTCTCTTCTGATGCCACTAGATTTGCCCTTGCTGATGCCGGTGATGGTATGGATGATGCAAACTTTGTCTTTGAAACAGCAAATGCTGCTATTTTGAGGCTTACAAAAGAAATTGCATGGATGGAAGAGGTTATAGCCGCTGAATCTTCTCTGAGAGCTGGGCCTCCCTCTACCTATGCTGACCATGTGTTTGCCAACGAGATAAACATTGCGGTGATAGAAACTGAGAAGAGCTACAATGCCTTCATGTTCAGAGATGCCCTTAAGTTGGGGTTCTATGACCTACAGTTGGCTAGAGATGAGTACAGACTCTCTTGTGGAGCAGCAGGCATGAATCGTGAATTATTATGGCGGTTCATGGAGGTGCAGACTAGGCTCATTACCCCCATTTGTCCACACTATGCTGAGCATGTGTGGCGAAACATCCTGAGGAAGGAAGGATTTGCAATAAAGGCAGGCTGGCCAATTGCTGGAACCCCAGATCCCACACTAAGAATTGCTAACAAATATTTACAGGACTCCATAGTTAAATTCAGGAAGCTGCTCCAGAAGCAAGAATCTGGTTCCAAGAAACCCAAGAAGGGAACTGCACCTCCTCCATCTGAGCAAAACAAGCTGACTGTTGGTCTGGTCTACGTCAATGAGAACTATTATGGATGGAAAGAGCAATGTTTGAGGGTTCTCCAGTCTAAATTTGATAGCCAAGCACGTTTGTTTGCTCCTGATGAGGAGATTAATGAAGCATTGAAGAACTGCTCCATCGGACAGGAAACTAACTTCAAACAAGTCCAGAAGCTCTGCATGCCTTTCATCAAGTCGAAAAAAGATGAGGCGAGGAGTGTTGGGCCCCACGCTTTGAATTTGAAGCTTCCTTTTGGTGAAATGAGTGTTCTCGAGGAGAACTTGGAGCTGATCAAGAGGCAGGTAGGCCTTGAACATGCAGAGGTCCTGTCTGCTTCTGATGAGGCTGCTCGTGCTAAAGCTGGCGTGCATGCTTCTATGCTGGACAAGACCCCGCCTTCTCCTGGTGAGCCAGTAGCAATCTTCATGAGCAAACTAGACCTCGAAGCGCGGTGCTGA
- the LOC127785349 gene encoding UDP-glucuronate 4-epimerase 6-like gives MPADAAAKGMKLERYASGAGAMLLLRRAASGKVVSASSHLLFRATVLATMALVFLFTFHYPSLLSRSFTLSSGAGAGEGGAAAHASHRSLLMSSSSASASAASVYGGAAWEKEVRRSAKPRKDGGIAVLVTGAAGFVGTHCSLALRARGDGVLGLDNFNAYYDPELKRARQRLLAGRGVLVLDADINDALLLEKLFDLVPFTHVLHLAAQAGVRYAMEAPQTYVASNVAGLVTVLEVAAKHADPQPAIVWASSSSVYGLNTDAPFSEEHRTDRPASLYAATKKAGEAIAHTYNHIYGLSITGLRFFTVYGPWGRPDMAYFFFAKSIVSGEPITLFRAADGADARRDFTYIDDVVKGCLGALDTSGKSTGSSKSGKKSGPAPLRVYNLGNTSPVPVTRMVAILEKLLGKKANKRIVAMPSNGDVPFTHANVTHAAHDFGYRPTTSLDAGLRHFVDWFADYYKLKLDVPKIAAKVAGAGKPSSSSASKKKKKAAAMSASS, from the coding sequence ATgccggcggacgcggcggcgaaggggatgAAGCTGGAGAGGTACgcgagcggcgcgggcgcgatgctgctgctgcggcgggcggcgagcgggAAGGTCGTGTCGGCGTCGTCGCACCTGCTGTTCCGCGCCACCGTGCTCGCCACGATGGCGCTCGTGTTCCTCTTCACGTTCCACTACCCGTCGCTGCTGTCGCGCTCCTTCACGctctcctccggcgccggcgccggcgaggggggaGCCGCGGCGCACGCCTCGCACCGGAGCTTGctcatgtcgtcgtcgtcggcgtcggcgtcggcggcgtcggtgtaCGGGGGCGCGGCGTGGGAGAAGGAGGTGAGGCGGAGCGCGAAGCCGAGGAAGGACGGGGGGATCGCCGTGCTGGTGACCGGCGCGGCGGGGTTCGTCGGCACGCACTGCTCGCTGGCGCTgagggcgcgcggcgacggcgtgctgGGGCTCGACAACTTCAACGCCTACTACGACCCGGAGCTGAAGCGCGCGCGGCAGAggctcctcgccggccgcggcgtGCTCGTGCTCGACGCCGACATCAACGACGCGCTCCTGCTCGAGAAGCTGTTCGACCTGGTGCCGTTCACCCACGTGCTGCACCTCGCCGCGCAGGCCGGCGTGCGCTACGCCATGGAGGCGCCGCAGACGTACGTGGCATCCAACGTGGCCGGGCTCGTGACCGTCCTCGAGGTCGCCGCCAAGCACGCCGACCCGCAGCCGGCGATCGTctgggcgtcgtcgtcgtcggtgtaCGGCCTCAACACCGACGCGCCCTTCTCCGAGGAGCACCGCACCGACCGGCCGGCGTCGCTGTACGCGGCGACCAAGAAGGCCGGCGAGGCCATCGCGCACACGTACAACCACATCTACGGCCTCTCCATCACCGGCCTCCGCTTCTTCACCGTCTACGGGCCATGGGGCCGCCCCGACATGGCCTACTTCTTCTTCGCCAAGAGCATCGTCTCCGGCGAGCCCATCACGCTGttccgcgccgccgacggcgccgacgcgcgCCGCGACTTCACCTACATCGACGACGTCGTCAAGGGCTGCCTCGGCGCGCTCGACACCTCCGGCAAGAGCACCGGCTCCTCCAAGTCCGGCAAGAAGTCCGGCCCAGCGCCGCTCCGCGTCTACAACCTCGGCAACACCTCGCCGGTGCCGGTCACCCGCATGGTCGCCATCCTCGAGAAGCTCCTCGGCAAGAAGGCCAACAAGCGCATCGTCGCCATGCCCAGCAATGGCGACGTGCCCTTCACCCACGCCAACGTCACCCACGCCGCCCACGACTTCGGCTACCGCCCCACCACCTCCCTCGACGCCGGCCTCCGCCACTTCGTCGACTGGTTCGCCGACTACTACAAGCTCAAGCTCGACGTCCCCAAGATCGCCGCcaaggtcgccggcgccggcaagccctcctcctcgtcggcctccaagaagaagaagaaggccgcGGCGATGTCGGCGTCATCATGA
- the LOC127783496 gene encoding chloroplast envelope quinone oxidoreductase homolog has product MAAAADAAPKTMRAVQYDKYGGGAEGLKHVEVPIPAPKEGELLIKMEAASINPIDWKIQKGMLRLFLPKKFPFVPVGDLSGEVVELGGGVSGFKPGDKVVSMSFPNCGGLAEYAVAPASLTVARPPEVSAADGASLPAAAGSALQQLKAAGVRFDADADAAAAAGGPKNVLVTAASGGVGHYAVQLAKLAGLHVTATCGARNLAFVRDGLGADEALDYRTPDGAALRSPSGRRYDAVAHCAPPAPWPVFRDALADAGGVVVDLTPGVAATVRSFLHRVTFSKKRLVPLILMPKKEEMEWLVDMAKQGKLKTTIDSQYPLSRAQEAWAKSMEGHATGKIVVEMGGTE; this is encoded by the exons ATGGCTGCCGCTGCCGACGCTGCTCCAAAGACGATGAGAGCTGTGCAGTACGATAAGTACGGCGGAGGAGCAGAAGGCCTCAAG CATGTGGAAGTGCCGATCCCGGCGCCGAAGGAAGGGGAGTTGCTGATCAAGATGGAGGCGGCGAGCATCAACCCCATCGACTGGAAGATTCAGAAGGGGATGCTCCGCCTCTTCCTGCCCAAGAAATTCCCCTTCGTTCCAG TTGGTGATCTAtccggcgaggtggtggagctcggcggcggcgtgagcggCTTCAAGCCGGGAGACAAGGTCGTTTCCATGAGCTTCCCG AACTGCGGCGGGCTCGCCGAGTACGCGGTAGCGCCGGCGTCGCTCACGGTGGCGAGGCCGCCCGAGGTGTCCGCGGCCGATGGCGCCAGCttgccggcggccgcgggctcCGCGCTCCAGCAGCTGAAGGCGGCCGGAGTCAGGTTCGAcgcggacgccgacgccgccgccgccgccggcggccccAAGAACGTGCTGGTCACCGCGGCGTCGGGCGGCGTGGGCCACTACGCCGTGCAGCTCGCCAagctcgccggcctccacgTCACGGCCACCTGCGGCGCCCGCAACCTCGCCTTCGTCCGCGACGGcctcggcgccgacgaggcgctCGACTACAGGACCCCCGACGGCGCCGCGCTGCGGAGCCCGTCGGGCAGGAGGTACGACGCGGTGGCGCactgcgcgccgccggcgccgtggccgGTGTTCAGGGACGCCctggccgacgccggcggcgtcgtggtcGACCTCACGCCGggggtcgccgccaccgtcaggtCGTTCCTGCACAGGGTGACCTTCTCCAAGAAGAGGCTCGTGCCGCTGATCCTGATGCCCAAGAAGGAGGAGATGGAGTGGCTGGTCGACATGGCCAAGCAAGGGAAGCTCAAGACCACCATAGATTCCCAGTACCCTCTGAGCAGAGCACAGGAGGCTTGGGCTAAGAGCATGGAAGGCCATGCCACGGGCAAGATCGTTGTAGAAATGGGAGGCACAGAATGA
- the LOC127783646 gene encoding putative F-box/LRR-repeat protein At3g28410 yields the protein MGITLEMNRVMPTRRRRQRRRRRRNRHRYRSIAKLGKRKFSPSQQDDDSQGAKRMKNSGMLLSKDIWRRIHCLMPMRDAARVACVSRAFLNSWLCYPNLTFNKDTLGLDEHVCETDFISKVDHILKRHSGTCVKTFKLEVPYELDVCDHVDRWLQFAITPAIEELTLTLYGTAQKYNFPCSLLSDGMADSIRILDLDHCAFCPTIEPGSWRRLKRLCLSFVRITEDDLGCLLLNSLALEGMELRHCDEIVSLKIPCTLQQLSYITVSECSRVRVIENKAPNVSSFYFTGNKVKLSLGEWLQVKKLNMRSSRIVRYARATLPSMMPNVETLSIGSLREVFNTPMLPTKFPYLKYLSISLIGLTNSPAYDYLSLVSFLAASPLLETFFLAISQQQAEQESIFGSSSLMWQIPEHRYEYLKSVTINGFCSAKSMVELTCHILENAASLEHLTLNTNLGLANRSEQSPGILKEVPKALSAIQKYIAGKVPSTVRLSVLDASE from the exons atggggATAACGCTCGAGATGAATCGGGTCATGCCCacccggcggaggcggcagcgccgtcgccgccggcgaaacCGACACCGCT ATAGATCAATTGCTAAATTGGGTAAAAGGAAATTCTCGCCCTCCCAACAAGATGATGATTCTCAGGGTGCTAAAAGAATGAAAAATTCAGGGATGTTGCTTTCAAAG GACATCTGGCGCCGTATACATTGCCTGATGCCAATGCGAGATGCGGCTCGTGTTGCATGTGTGTCTCGTGCCTTTCTAAATTCCTGGTTATGTTATCCAAACCTCACCTTTAACAAGGATACGCTGGGATTGGATGAACATGTTTGTGAGACAGATTTCATCAGCAAAGTTGACCACATTCTTAAAAGACACTCGGGCACTTGTGTGAAGACATTCAAGCTTGAAGTCCCGTATGAGCTAGATGTCTGTGACCATGTTGATCGTTGGCTTCAATTTGCTATTACACCAGCGATCGAAGAACTCACTCTTACGCTGTATGGAACTGCTCAAAAGTACAATTTCCCATGCTCACTTCTATCTGATGGGATGGCAGATTCTATTCGGATTCTTGATCTTGACCATTGCGCCTTCTGTCCCACAATCGAACCTGGTTCATGGAGAAGACTTAAAAGGCTATGTTTGTCTTTTGTGCGTATCACGGAGGATGATTTAGGGTGCCTTCTTTTGAATTCGTTGGCTCTCGAGGGGATGGAACTCAGGCATTGCGATGAGATAGTTAGCCTGAAGATACCTTGCACACTGCAGCAGCTCAGCTATATTACGGTTTCAGAATGCAGCAGGGTGCGAGTTATAGAGAACAAAGCTCCAAATGTATCCAGTTTTTACTTTACTGGAAACAAGGTAAAACTTTCACTTGGAGAGTGGTTGCAAGTGAAGAAACTAAATATGCGCAGCTCACGCATTGTCCGTTATGCCCGTGCCACTCTTCCATCCATGATGCCAAATGTTGAAACTCTTTCCATAGGTTCGCTCCGTGAG gtgttcaacACACCAATGCTACCTACCAAATTCCCCTACCTGAAGTACTTGAGTATTTCTCTCATTGGATTGACCAATTCGCCAGCTTATGATTATCTCTCTCTAGTTTCCTTTCTTGCTGCTTCTCCTTTATTGGAGACTTTCTTCTTGGCT ATATCTCAGCAACAAGCAGAACAGGAATCGATATTTGGAAGTTCCTCACTTATGTGGCAGATTCCGGAGCACCGATATGAGTACCTCAAGAGTGTGACGATCAACGGTTTCTGCTCCGCGAAGAGCATGGTTGAGCTAACATGTCATATTCTTGAGAACGCAGCCTCTCTTGAGCACCTTACTCTGAACACGAACCTTGGCTTGGCTAATCGTTCTGAACAGAGTCCTGGTATTCTCAAGGAAGTGCCTAAAGCTCTCTCGGCTATCCAGAAATACATCGCAGGGAAAGTTCCCTCTACTGTTAGATTAAGTGTTCTGGATGCTAGTGAATGA
- the LOC127784157 gene encoding uncharacterized protein LOC127784157: MASSPTTDGLTESVAKRKGSPCQQDDDCQDDKRIRSGADLPEDIFWYIHSLMPLRDAARAACVSHSFLRSWRCYPYLMFSEELLRLQESAFSDDERTRNLISKVNHILQNHSGIGVKKLELVFLDSTDVDLSYIDSWLHKAVTRGIEELTLILPINSNAEYSFPCSLLSDGNGNSIQYLHLSRCAIRPTADLGCLRTLLHLYSVRITGFELEYLLSNSPALEWLIMMDCKEIVQLKIPSLLKRLHTLFVSRCQMLKVVESYAPNIATFHFRGHVHAVRMLGLLQVKDLEMSCSDHSSILCYALTNLLSIVPNVEKLRISSQTQIVSTQTVPGKYLRLKHLHISLNRSPNFDYLSLVSFLDASPSLETFILHIWDIYIPLGHMGHPWTLGDSEQLRQMPGHRHDSLKKFEVVGSCYAKSLVELTCHILQTTSSLDRIKLDTCGYVGLCASGSGRCYPHYTEQIMEACNSVLAIRTYLQ, translated from the exons ATGGCTTCCTCTCCGACGACAG ATGGATTAACTGAGTCAGTGGCCAAAAGGAAGGGCTCTCCTTGCCAACAAGATGATGATTGCCAAGATGACAAACGAATAAGATCAGGTGCAGACCTTCCAGAG GACATTTTTTGGTACATTCATTCCTTAATGCCACTTCGAGATGCTGCTCGTGCTGCTTGTGTGTCTCATTCATTTTTACGATCTTGGAGATGCTATCCCTACCTTATGTTCAGTGAGGAGCTACTCCGATTGCAGGAGAGTGCATTTAGTGATGATGAGAGAACGAGAAATCTCATCAGCAAAGTTAACCACATTTTACAAAATCACTCAGGCATTGGCGTGAAGAAACTAGAGCTTGTTTTCTTGGATAGTACTGATGTGGACTTAAGTTATATTGACAGTTGGCTTCACAAGGCTGTCACACGAGGGATTGAAGAACTCACCCTGATACTGCCTATAAACAGCAATGCAGAATACAGCTTCCCATGTTCGCTTTTATCTGATGGTAATGGTAACTCGATTCAGTATCTTCATCTCTCTCGCTGTGCCATCCGCCCCACTGCTGATCTTGGTTGCCTGAGAACATTGTTGCATCTATATTCCGTGCGAATCACTGGGTTTGAGCTAGAGTACCTTCTTTCCAATTCACCCGCATTGGAGTGGTTGATAATGATGGATTGTAAAGAGATAGTTCAGTTGAAGATACCAAGTCTGCTGAAGCGGCTCCATACTCTTTTTGTGAGTAGATGTCAAATGCTGAAAGTGGTAGAGAGCTATGCTCCAAATATCGCCACCTTTCACTTCCGGGGTCATGTTCATGCAGTGCGAATGTTGGGTTTACTGCAAGTAAAAGACCTTGAGATGTCATGTTCAGATCACTCTAGCATTCTCTGCTATGCTCTCACCAATCTTTTGTCTATTGTCCCAAATGTTGAAAAACTTAGAATATCATCACAAACACAG ATTGTCAGTACACAAACTGTACCAGGGAAATATCTTCGCCTCAAGCACTTGCATATATCTCTTAACAGGTCCCCAAACTTTGATTATCTttctcttgtttcttttctcGATGCCTCTCCTTCACTCGAGACTTTCATCTTGCAT ATATGGGACATATACATACCACTGGGTCATATGGGGCATCCTTGGACTCTTGGAGACTCTGAACAGCTGAGGCAGATGCCAGGACACCGCCATGACAGTCTCAAGAAATTCGAGGTCGTCGGTTCCTGCTACGCGAAGAGCTTGGTCGAGCTAACATGTCATATCCTTCAGACGACATCGTCGCTCGATCGTATTAAACTCGACACCTGTGGTTATGTTGGGCTTTGTGCTTCCGGCAGTGGCAGATGTTACCCACATTATACAGAACAAATCATGGAGGCCTGTAATTCAGTCTTGGCTATCAGGACATACCTACAGTGA